The following is a genomic window from Nitrospira sp..
AACTCCAGCCCGAATGTCTGATTCTTGACCCATCGAACCGTGGCGCGCTCCACCGCCAGCGGAGACATCTGCTTCGGCAGGCGCAACAGCACCGTCACTTGATCGCCCGGAGTCATCGGGGCTTCGCTCGTGACTCGCGCGCCCTTGAGCGAGACATCATAGACCACGCCGAAACCGGCCCGTTTCTTCGCAAACCAGCGCGGCCGCGCCTTCTCGGCCAGCGCGCAGGAAAATG
Proteins encoded in this region:
- a CDS encoding PilZ domain-containing protein (MaGe:77309821); the protein is MNMSTLPTEVFLDIREHTRMRVPVPFSCALAEKARPRWFAKKRAGFGVVYDVSLKGARVTSEAPMTPGDQVTVLLRLPKQMSPLAVERATVRWVKNQTFGLEFMHLTSTAATRLKRFLSLQSQPAI